The genomic segment CACACTTTGCATTTCCTGTACCATCCCCTCCCATGCTTTTCCCCATCACTCAGACATCAGATTCAATACTGGAAAGTTTCTCATAAACATGCCCGTTGCTGGAGCCATTGAAAGCCCTGGGGTTTTTGTTGTTAGGCACACAGGGGTTTGACTGGTTCCCTATACAGATGTCCTTCTGGAAACGGGCTGGCACAGCCCCATGAAGGGCTGAGACCACCGGCTTGTTGGTGGTGACAATGGCTCGGAAGTCTGGCCTGGCCTTGGGCCCTGCTGCCACCACAGGCTGCCTGAAGAAATAGGATTTGCTGCCATGGAGCAAGCACTGGTCATCCCCAAAAGTGGGGATGAAAGGGTTTTGAGTGACCCGGTCAGGGTAGAGCGACTTGCTGAGCATATAACCACCACCAATGCCAGGATTGTTGTGGAGGTGGTGGCTGGTAGCGGGCACTGAGGACTTGTTGTTGACAAATGTGGACTCGTTTGGTGGCATCTCAAACATATGGGCATAGGGACTTCCTTCCAAAAATCGGCCCTTGTCTTTCAGGCTCACACTACGGGGTGCCAAGGATGGGTCTTCCTTTTGCAGATCCACAAAGGTGTCATAGGAGTGCTGCCGGCGGAGCTTGTTGCGATTCTTCTTCTGCACTTTGGAGGCAGAGTTGGAAGGGCTCTGAGGATACTTGGTAGTGGAGGTGCTGGTTGCCACTGGCACAGGAGCAGAGGGCTGATCCAGCTCTTGAAGGGAGTTGTCCTCACTGATGTCATAGAGGTTGCCTGCCTTTTTGCAGGCTTCACACCGGATGCATGGCTGACGGGTGGAGTTCTGTCCCACCACTGTTGGAGTGTAGTTGTGCAGCTTAGATGGGCAACTGCGGCAATAATTAGCCCCTGGTCGTTCCTCCCAATCAAGATTAGTGAGGTTTTTCTCCCATGGTGCTGGTACCCCACTCACAACACTGTGCTTGTGCTCATTGTTTGCTCCAAACTCCCCTGACCCATGTTTGTGGTGGGTCCGATTAGTGCATGTCCCTGCTCCCCCTATCGTATCACGTTTGAAGTCATCTCCCCTCTCTTTATAAATATCTGTCAGATCGACATGCTCCCAGTGCGGTGAGTTCTCCTTAGCCCGGAACTGGTCCAAATAGAAATCTCTCAGCCCTTCCTTGTCCCTGAAGTAACGTTTGTGATCTGGGGATCGGGGACGCCGACGATAGGCCAACTCAATCTCATCAAACTCTCTCCGTGACTTAGCTGAAGCAGGCCGTTTCTTTAAACTATCCTTATACTGCTGTTTTCGTCGCTTTGCAGCATTGCCCTCAATGTTGCCATAAGTCACTGTATGAGTAGATATGTCTGAGACATCTGAACGGATCAAGTCATCATGACCCCCTCCTCCACCGTACCGATCATTCTTGAAAGACAACTTTCCATAAATATCACCTAGCGGGCCATGTTTGGATGGTGGCAAACCAATATCTAATGGCTTCTTACTGAGGGGCCGAGGCTGGGCAGAGAAAGGTGGATTATCACAGTCATACAAACCATCTAAAGAGCTGGCACTGCCTATGCTATGGGGgcgatggtggtggtgataatggTCTTGGTAAACATTACTTTCTTTCAACTGTAAATTCCCAAAGGTCCTTTCTACTTCACTAATGTAATCACTAAAAAGGTTCTCTTCACAGGGTGGGTTGTTATAAGATTTGCAGTCAGAGTGTGTGAAGCTGCGGCGGTGCTCTGAGATATCATAGACAGATGATTCACGGCGAATGAAATCCAGGGCACTTTGTGGTGAGCCATTGACCCCTGAAAGGTTTGCCATGTTCTTTGCTGTTCGGAGCAGGCGCAGAATATTAGAATGGGTATTGTTCATGGTGGCAGTGGGGGAGTTCATTGAAGAATGACGATCTTCAATAGCCACTCCATGAATGCAGCTGTAAATACCCTGTAATGGAGAAAAGCAGATAGAAAGTTTAGCAGAGAAGCCCAGCAAAGATACTGTAAAGCAAGACTGGGAATCTCAATTTCACAGGAAAGTATCCTATTTCAAACCTTTTTCATGTTGTTAAAATATAAGAGACATACCTGTGGTAACCatattctttcatatttttgtttttgatcTAGTTGCTTCTCATTCTTAAATTGCAATGAATCTAGAAAATTATTCAGCTCCTAATTGAATGAGTTGAATTTACTTGTCCTAGACATCATAGTGAACACATGAACACACCTAACAATGAGGCTCAGGAATGCTGCTAAACTGCACATTGCTTTCATATATTTATGTGGCAGTTTTTATTGGAAGTGTTATTTATCAGTTTCACTTTATATGCTAACTATAGCCCTTTTTCAGTTTTGTTCATTAAGCCACTGTTTTTCCATGTCCCTGCTAACTCCTCAGGTTAGTTTAACCAATATAATACACATGGAGGTACCAATTCTGAATCTTCATCTTCTGCAGCATCCCATTGACCATCCAGGTACAtactggtgttttgttttgtttttcatgtcaggagcaacttgagaaactgcaagtcgcttctggtgtgagagaactgcccgtctgcaaggacgttgcccaggagatgcccggatgttttgatgtttttaccatccttgtgggaggcttccctcatgtccctgcatggggagctggagctgatagagggatccgcactcttcctgggttggattcgaaccagcaaccttcaggtcagcaacccaaccttcaagtcgtcagtcctgccagcacaaggatttaatccactatgccactgggAGCTTCGCATACTGGGTACAAGTAGACTATTTAGTAGTATTTGGTAGTGCTTTATCCACTACATTAGGGTTGGGGAAAATTTGGCCAATGGCCTACATATGTCCCCTGAGCCAAATTTTTGCAGCCCCCGAGCCCTCCTAAAACTCTGCTAACtcaccaaaaaaattaaaattatgtgAAATCCAACTGGAAGAATGGTATAGAGGAAGTTTGGAATATAGTGATTAATGACAAACTGACTTGTGACATCAAAgttaaaaagggaatatggaaacaaacagacttttggaaaatatgggggaAGTTTATAGAATTTGTGTTTACTGAAGGACAGGGGAACAAACCTGCAACAGAAACAGTGACATTTTAGAGATAAAGAATTAGATAAGTTGGTCCAGGGAAAGGTGGCACAAAGGAGAAAAGAGGTAgggggagggaaaaaaggaaaaaagttaaATATATTTAAGCAATTAGAATTGTATTAGAATTATAAGTAAAGTATTTTTTAGATAAggaaagttcaaaactttccttttatattacttttattattatcttactttattaattattaacattaaggtcTTTAATTAAttcttacacacacatacacacacatgtgtgtgtgtatatatacttacAAGTGATGCTTGAGAAACAAATGTTTAAATTGTAGAATACAAAATGACTATAATGTATCTTTGCTGACTTTATTTGTTGTAAATAACttatgaattaaaaaaacaaaacaaaaaatgagcAAAAATGGAGGTGAGAAGTAACACAATGTGACTTCCAGTTCACTGTAAACAGCATGATGCTGCTTACAGATAAAGCTGTGAGGGCAAAATTGGCACCTCTATCCTGTACAGTTGCCCACCCTTGCACTACACTGATTTttagtttgtttctgggcatgaTTCCTAGTATTGATTCTAATGCTCTAAATGAGGACAACATTCCCTTTAGCAAATATTATTCAGAATATTGGGAACCGGCCTTTGAAAAGATTTGTCCACTGAGGAATTAGAGACCGTGAAGCCAGGGTGAAGTAGAAGATATTAATTCAGTTGACGCATACTCCTGTTCCTCTGTGCAAATTCCATTTTTGGTATTCATCTTATTTATAGCTATTGACCCACAAAGTGTTAACTCTCCTCTCCCAACCATGGCAAAGATATCTGTATAAAACTGGGGTTTTATGAAACTGTCCTTCtagtatataatattgtataatatacaatttgtttaatatttttgaGTTAAGTGGCACCTTTATTATTGCCCACATAATGTTAATTAACAAAAAAGTTTTCCTACTCTGGCCACCACCATATCCTTCTCTCTCAACTTCCTCTTCATTTCTCTCTCCACCCACCCCATTCTGCTTTTCCCACCCCTTCTTTTTACCTGCACATTTCTGATgatgcaattaaaataaaattgttgcaaaAATAGTGATGATGCTATAAACTGAATCTGGAAACCCTAGCTCTTGCATGCAAAACTCTGACATGTTTTATGACTGATCTTTACAGACCACATTTCTTGACTGGGAGTGAAAAGGCAGAAAGCATGCAGTGACTCAGTTGAGCAGAAAAATGGTCTACATATGCTCAAAGATTCTCATTTCTAATTAAGAATTCTACACCTTTGATTCCTTGGCTGATATTTATAGCTATCTGCTTATTGCTGCACTTTCAGTAGATCAGTATCCACTAATTGAAATACATCATTCCTTATTAACCTTTAAGAAACAAGATGTTTCAAGAGTAAGGGAAGAGCACGTGTTGGTGCAAATGGGAAGAAACAAGGAATGTAGTTGACAGTGAAACTTAATTTGGATGGTTACAAACAGATTCCATGCTCTCTTTCTCAACTTGACAGTTAACATACATGTTGGACTCCAACCATTTCCAGACAACAATTATACTATGGGCTTTTCAGTcaacctgacaagaaaaaaaaattaccagGCTGGAGGAAGGAAACACTTCTTATAAGGaaaagggcagcaaaaaacaaatgAGCAGTTAGGGTCAACAGTGACAACTTCTATGCCTTCTCTGTAATTATCATGATGTGTCTCAGAAATAACATCTCAATTGACAAGCtcattaacaacaataacaacattactCAATTATTAGTGCTGATGCTAATAATTTCCAACTTTCAAATGTTTAATAGTATCAATTAATTTTCAAACATAATAGTTTGAAAGCAACAATGGTAACACAGCTCCTTCCCCAATTAGTAACATATCAGATTATTTACAGAACATAATATACTGCAGTTTTCATCTACATTAAATGCCTTTTCATTCTAAATAAGATCTACCTAATGCCTAAaattgaggcaagtgggaataatTTGCTCCAGCCCTCACCCCAACTACACCCCCACTACAACTAACACAGAAACAAAAACCTCAGTAGTAGTTTTTCACTTCAATTCTCCAATCACGAAAATAACGTACAGGTTTTGAGGGATTGGAATCCCAAATTCCATTTCAAAATATAATTTGGAACTGCCCACCAAAATGATATCAGATGATGATGCAGCAATGCTCccaaaaactgtgtgtgtgtggctgcacTCCATGGTATAGCAGTCTTTACATATCTCTCCTCCCCATTACCTTTGTGAGGGTGAAAAGTCTAGCAAAGATGTGGTGAGAAAGACTGCTGTCCAGATATATAAGGAAGCATAATGAGATTATCTAAATAATATTGGCCTCAACTGCCCTAATTTGCGTGGGTGTATGAAATGATCATGAGAACAACTCTTCCGCCATTTTGGCCATGTGTACATACCCTGCTGATGGAGAAAACAACACCAGGTTTGCCAGAGCAGACACCCATGAAGCAGTGGCGGAATTGCCAATAAAAGAGATGTTCGGCGATGAAGGTGATAAGACTGAGAGCCATGGCTGCCCCCAACATATAGAAGACTCCAGCCATGTTATCTATGTCCAGCTGGCTGCTCATGACTTCATTCTTCTCATTATGGCAAATGCCAGTGAGCCAGAGAGCTTCAAGCTCCTCCATCTCTCCTGTAAAGACAGGTGGGAAGGAATAAAAGTGAATACTGAATTAGATTATTCCCAGGTTCCCATGAAATGTAGCTTGTAGTGACTTCCTACTGACCACAAGGGAGTCTATAAGTAACGAAAATCTTGGATGTAGATGCAATCACTTTCCAATGTGTCAGTTGGGACAACTTAAGGTATATGCCAAACAATTTGAGAATTCACCTTAAGAAGTGAATCATTCATTTAAATCATCTAGACAATTTCTTCTACAAGTATGTTGATGTGATGTACCTTATCCTAGCTCAGTGAACTGTGAATTATACTATCTGATCTTATAAAGTGACTGAATTGTCCTGCTTTCTGCCAGATGTGGCTTTTGGGAtgtctccaactctatgatgcagGTCTAGTTTTACCAAGTTAAAACTGCTTCTACTTACCTCAGTTCTTCAGACATACCAGTATACCCAGTAGTAATTGCAACTGCCACATCAAAAACAACCAAAAGCTAAACTATTTGATGCCACATAAGGAATGGGGAAagacctaaataccctaaaggcaccatatTCCATCTAATCTTAAAAACTAggaagggtcagccctggttaatacttggatgggagactgccaatggatAGCAATGGGTGTAGGCTAAATTTCAGAGAGAAAAATTGGCAAAATCTGTGTATTTCTTAACTAGGAAAACTATTAAATCTATAGGGTTGCATAAACTGATTAATATAcacatttgaaatatttatatgtAAACTTTTGgattcaatatatttatttttgtgtgtaCTTTGATGTTGTTAGCTTTGTTTTTCTACTATTAGGAGTATGAATTATCAGTAGATTTTTTAAATCCTAGTGAATATTTGCTGTTCTGACTTGTTTTGTGACATATGGATATTTGCATAATTATCTATCTTGTGTATTGCTTATTAAAATGTATTGAATTATCTTAGGAGTGATTTACTTTACAATTTTGTCAGTTGTTGTGGGCGTAGAAAAGAATGTACAAACACCTCTCATGGTAATATGAAAAAACTGAATGGTCTAATAACATTCCCCTGCAATTTCCTAGAAAGAAGCATatagacaataaaaacaaagagGGGTTTCGAATGAAAGAAAGATTTTTCCAAGAATGAAACTGTTTTTCAATGCCTTCACTTCTACTTCCAGTTACACTGCATTTATATCTGTTGTAGCACAGGAAGGTATATGGTACACAGAAGAGAGTAACAAAAATATGTTTCTCCCAAGATGCCCATCTTGATTAATTTTGCATGTAAATACATTcgccccggtggcgtagtgtgttacagcactgagctgctgaacttgcagaccaaaaggtcccaggttcaaatcctgggagcggagtgaacgcccactgttagctccagcttatgccaacctagcagttcgaaaacatgccaatgtgagtagattaataggtaccgctccggtgggaaggtaacggcgctccatgcagtcatgccggccacatgaccttggaggtgtctacggacaacgccggctcttcggcttagaaatagagatgagcaccaacccccagagtcagacatgactggacttaacgtcaggggaaacctttacctttacctatattctgAAGAGCCAAAGTGTGCATACACATATACGCACATACACAGTTACAATATTTGCAGCCAATTTTCCTTCAAAGTGTTCAGGGTACTACCTCTTATTATTATGAGAAAATTAATAAACCAGCCAATCAACCAACTGCTATGAAGCATCACTTCCATGATGTTTCAGAGATCTATAATCTTTGCATGAATCATGAAACATGAGAGGACAGGCTTTGGTAAGTTTTGAAACATTATCAGGAGAAGATACCCCCATGCTTCCCATCCAAATCACTTACCATCACCAAAAAGCTGTAAGATTGCCAGATCCACTTGACGTTTCCAGCCTGAATTCTTCTGGATGGCAATGCCATACCCTGTGGAAGCAAAGACCTTCCCACTGCCAATTGTCACCAGCTTGCAGCCTTCATCTCTGCCAGCCATGTAGTTTAGCACAGCTGCATCATAGATAAAAGCATCCAGCTTCCTGCAGTGtaaataacaaatatatatataaacctcaaaGTGGTACCAAACAAGATATGGGCAAGCCTAGATCATCACATACTGCTGAAGGAAGGGCAGAACTTAAGCATAACCTGACATCAGCCAAGATAGGAAGCTAGAGCCTGGCCCCGAGTCTCCGGTTTTCATGAGTCAGTTTCAAGCAGGAGGTGAGAGTGCAAATTCTCCAGTTTCGGGGAGGTTCGATATGGGCAAAAAGAAAATACTAGGTTAAAATGTCCAACTCAGCAGAGAATAGtttgttaggtttaatttatttGTGGGTACAACTTGCAGACTCTTGTGGGGAAGGgttacatatttatatttatttttctttccagtcGTTGTGGTGCCAAGGCTCACCCTCTGTTCTGGCTAGAAGCAAGAAGACTCTCCAagcaaggaagaaataaaaatctCTTCATTTCACCTTGAACTTGAAACAGCCCTTTTAGTTaaattttctgttttaatttccaaacaggaaaaaTATGTTCTGTGTGTTTAGATGACACATTATAAGCAACTATGGTTGGTATTTAATACACAACACTTGATGACATCACCGAGGGCTGTCCCCTCTCAGGTTTTGGCCCAGAAACCTCAGACCCTGGCAATATTATAGCATATTTACTACATAATCAGTTTTGAATGAGACGGAAACAAACAGCCCTAGCATAACTATCTACAGCATTTTCCAAATTTAAAGTCACCCCACATTCACTATGGAGCAACTCTTCCTATTCCAGATACAAATTACACTGCAACAGTTTACCAACATGCCTACCACaactacattatgaattaaaGCAGTAAAGTAcaccatttctaaaccaaacagCTGGGAGATAGTGCTAAGGAAAATGTAATTACTCAGATTACATTTGGTCTAAACCCCTGCTCTTGTGAAGAGTCCCAAGGGCACCTTTAAAGATGACAAGTGGTTAGGAGATCGAGTTATGTCTCCCTGTGAGGGCAGTAACTTTAGATTTTTATTGCCCCACTAACCTCATACTGAAGAATGAAATCACTGCTGGATTCTTTTAAAATGCTAGTATCAGCTACCACACCACTGATATTGCTCTGAAGGCATGTTCCTCAGAAACCTTCTAAGATTCTTCTTATTTTATTCCTCTGGTTACCCTGCAGAATATTCTTCAGTAAGAAAAACcagctcttcactattttggGTTGCAGCGGCTGCTAATCAGCCCCCAAAAGGAGTTTTAAGAAAAGAATAAAGGAAATGCATTCAGCACATGAATACTGTGGCTAAAACTGCCTTAGTGGTGCAAGCACTGGGCTTAAAATATAGATAAGATTTATTGTATGAAAAGTTTTCAGGCACTTGCTGCACAGTAGGGATAGGTTTTTCCCCCTTAGTTTGAATGAAAGATGCCAAAGGTTATCTCTCTACTAGACAAGATTATAAGGGaatttgtactttaaaaaaaatcattttcatgtTTGGGGAATATGAAGAGATAATTTTGCAAATGTTTGCTCAAAATACACCATTTACTACACAACATTCTGGAGGGGataatatgcaaaaaaaaagtcCTGAAATGTAAAAAGGGCAAGTCATTTTGGTAAAAATATTCTTTATATCCTTACTCTAAGAAAGAGACAGCATTCTCATTGACACTTTTCAAGAAATAGCCTGAATCATGGCATGTACCATTTACATGTATAACATTCGGTTTAAGAATAAGCCCACATATGAATGATGCTCCCGCacacaaatatttaaatgtgcatgtatgtgtgagcATTACATTCTTGTTGTGTTTGCATTTCCTGCAGGAATCACAGGCCTAAAACTTGTTTGCCAGTCCAAACCGGAATAGGCCTACTGAATAAGTGCAAACTTGGTAAGCCAAACACTTATGCAGATTACATTAATTCAATGGATCTTCTCTAGTGAGAACTAATAAACTAGACTTAGGTCATGATGTTCAAAGCTACCTCATCCAATTGACTGAACTCTGTTTAAAACAGGAGATATAGACATGATAAAGGTATTTCATAATGACTGAGAAAACAGAATTTTAGGTTAATTTTGAACATGACTCCCTTATCTTTTGTCTTATAGCTTCCATCACTGTTTCTATAAAAGAGTCAATCAACTTTTCAATATGTGTGTATTGGAGGGAAAAGTCAATGAGTTTTTTATATTTGCAGCAAATTGCTTAAAACAAAATGAGGACATGATTTATTTAGATAATACTGTgctatggaataaatataataattggcCACTTGAATATTCCAGAGAAGGTTCCTTAAAAGGTCAAGAGAAATTTGCCAATAGTCCGGTTTAAATAAGCAGCATTTCTGGTAGCCTCCAAAACAGACATTCTTACCCTGTTTTCAGTGAGGACAATGCATCTTGTACCGATCTTTGGTTGAACTTCACCATATAAGCATGCATCAGTTCATAATTGTTGCGAATATTCCTCTCTGTACTGCCATTAGGAACTGTCCCAAAACGAAAAGGAGGTGAAAAAGCATTTGGATTTTGAAACtgcagaaaagagagaaagaaaatttcTCAGTGTTTGCATACATTATAAAAAGAATCAGATCCCAGTTCTATGAAGAAACATTGCATGCAGTATCTCAGCACACCATTGCAGTCAGCAcaatcccttccttctctcttacaTATCTACACAAACCTATACTGCTCAGGATGCACCTAAACATTTTTCCTCTCTATATGAACTCCATTCATCCTCATGACAGGAATTTTGCTGGTCATCACTAAGGACCACAGTTAATCATGAATAAAGGACAGCTGGAAGAATACAGTTGTTACAAAATTATGAATGTAATCATGACTAATCACAAAATTAATAACATAATCACATCTAATCACAACATCTCAAAAACTTCAAAGCAATTAAAACTAGCATTTTCAAATAACCAGCCATCACCACTAACAGTCATTCTGGCAGTTTCCAGTAGAAAGAAATGAGGTGGGAAGTAGGGCTATTCTACCAGtacttcttaaaaaaaaaaaaacagtcatgtgtgtgtgtgggggggggggggatcttccaCCAGTCATTCCAGCTGCTACCTCACTACTTTCAGAAAGTGACTTTGAACAAATAGAATTCTAATTCTAGTCCCAGTTTGAATGCTAAACTTCCATGGCTAATTCAAATAGCTCCACAGAATGCTAACAATATGTCAAAATATCCTCCTGTACTGGAGATGAACTGATGATATCTTCATTTGTGGCcctgtttagggagaaaagcgggatacaaataaagaataattattattattgtcatcatcatcataagaatACAACTGAGAACATTCACTTTCGACAGAGCCTCGTGCAATTTCTTCTCTAGATATCTAACTTCATGATACATGTATAAGCACAACTTACACTAAAACCTCACTCTTCATATCTAGATACCCATTGCTAGCTTCCCTAGAAAACATACCATACATTCCTTAATCCATTATCAAGTTTCATGAAATAATAGTTTTTGTTGCAGATTTTTGGGTGAGAGCTTCAATATTAAGGCTAGTTATTTCCGAAACTGTCAAACCTGCCCAGTGAAGTAGGGGAAAACAGGGGAAAGAACTTCCCAACAAACCAGTCTTCCATCCTGAAATAATCTACtacaaaataaaagcaaatgtcCCTTTGTTACCATCTAATACAGCTGCTAGATAAAACTATTCAAAGATATCATCCGTGATCTACAGCTAGTCCTGGAGAACAATACTTCTCCCAAATCTTGCATAATAGGCTTGTGCTTCCTTCATTTAAAAACTTGGAAAAACTCTTTTAAATAAGTAAAGATAATGAACTGGATTTACTTTTAGTTTTGTAGAATGAGTTGCTATGATTTGAGTAGGCACatacattattgttattgtgaaatttgataaaattaaaatttgaatcatttaaaaaaatagttatttCCCAGCAACAAAGCttcacaaaacaaaagcaaaaattaGATCTTACAGCAAACCTAGATGTCAACTCATGGGCATCCATACTACACACTGGATAATAAGATGACATACATTCTCAATGGTAGATACCAAACGAATATTGGAAATGCTTAATTTCTCAGAACACTTGAGAAGTTAACCAAACCTGAATGTCAGTTATCCCAGCCAGGTTCAGTCTGTATCAATTCTGTGAGTATCAGTGGTTGGAGAACATGAGTAGGGGAGTTCTGTTGCCCTTATTTGCTTCTTGtgaatgtttgttgttgttttcagaaGAGGGCAGAAAATGTAATGGAAGCCATCTTGCAAACCCCTTGCTACCAGTAAATACACTCCTCATAAAACGCTTTCCAGGCTCAACTGCTCTAAGATTTTATATGCTACTTGGTTTACTCAAGTCACAACTAATATATTCTGAGGTTTTATGGCCAGTAAACCTTAGCAATGACAATAACGAAGACTGCTTAAAATCCATACACATGGAGATGATGGAGAAAAAAAGCAAACAGAGATGA from the Anolis carolinensis isolate JA03-04 chromosome 5, rAnoCar3.1.pri, whole genome shotgun sequence genome contains:
- the grin2b gene encoding glutamate receptor ionotropic, NMDA 2B, which gives rise to MRPRAECYSSKFWLMLAVLATTGGGIWAQKNHPSIGIAVILVGTSDEVAITDAHKKDDFHHLSLVPRVELVAMNETDPKSIITRICDIMSDRRVQGVVFADDTDQEAIAQILDFISAQTLTPILGIHGGSSMIMADKDESSMFFQFGPSIEQQASVMLNIMEEYDWYIFSIVTTYFPGYQDFVNKVRSTIENSFVGWELEEVLLLDMSLDDGDSKIQNQLKKLQSPVILLYCTKEEATYIFEVANSVGLTGYDYTWIVPSLVAGDTDTVPSEFPTGLISVSYDEWDYGLRDRVKDGIAIITTAASDMLSEHSFIPEPKSSCYNTQDKRIYQSNMLNRYLINVTFEGRNLSFSEDGYQMHPKLVIILLTKSRTWDRVGWWKDKRLKMKYYVWPRSELYPNCEEREDDHLSIVTLEEAPFVIVENVDPLSGTCMRNTVPCQKRIVSENKTDEETAYIKKCCKGFCIDILKKISKFVKFTYDLYLVTNGKHGKKVNGTWNGMIGEVVAKRAYMAVGSLTINAERSEVVDFSVPFIETGISVMVSRSNGTVSPSAFLEPFSADVWVMMFVMLLIISAVAVFVFEYFSPVGYNRCLADGREPGGPSFTIGKAIWLLWGLVFNNSVPVQNPKGTTSKIMVSVWAFFAVIFLASYTANLAAFMIQEEYVDQVSGLSDKKFQNPNAFSPPFRFGTVPNGSTERNIRNNYELMHAYMVKFNQRSVQDALSSLKTGKLDAFIYDAAVLNYMAGRDEGCKLVTIGSGKVFASTGYGIAIQKNSGWKRQVDLAILQLFGDGEMEELEALWLTGICHNEKNEVMSSQLDIDNMAGVFYMLGAAMALSLITFIAEHLFYWQFRHCFMGVCSGKPGVVFSISRGIYSCIHGVAIEDRHSSMNSPTATMNNTHSNILRLLRTAKNMANLSGVNGSPQSALDFIRRESSVYDISEHRRSFTHSDCKSYNNPPCEENLFSDYISEVERTFGNLQLKESNVYQDHYHHHHRPHSIGSASSLDGLYDCDNPPFSAQPRPLSKKPLDIGLPPSKHGPLGDIYGKLSFKNDRYGGGGGHDDLIRSDVSDISTHTVTYGNIEGNAAKRRKQQYKDSLKKRPASAKSRREFDEIELAYRRRPRSPDHKRYFRDKEGLRDFYLDQFRAKENSPHWEHVDLTDIYKERGDDFKRDTIGGAGTCTNRTHHKHGSGEFGANNEHKHSVVSGVPAPWEKNLTNLDWEERPGANYCRSCPSKLHNYTPTVVGQNSTRQPCIRCEACKKAGNLYDISEDNSLQELDQPSAPVPVATSTSTTKYPQSPSNSASKVQKKNRNKLRRQHSYDTFVDLQKEDPSLAPRSVSLKDKGRFLEGSPYAHMFEMPPNESTFVNNKSSVPATSHHLHNNPGIGGGYMLSKSLYPDRVTQNPFIPTFGDDQCLLHGSKSYFFRQPVVAAGPKARPDFRAIVTTNKPVVSALHGAVPARFQKDICIGNQSNPCVPNNKNPRAFNGSSNGHVYEKLSSIESDV